The following are encoded in a window of Congzhengia minquanensis genomic DNA:
- a CDS encoding GntR family transcriptional regulator: protein MNISISNSSGKPIYSQISEQIKSAIISGALEEDEMLPSIRLLAKELRISVITTKRAYEDLERDGFITSVPGKGSFVARKNLAIIREEQLKKIEELLRAASDLAAGCNISLDELIEMLTLNFKED, encoded by the coding sequence TTGAACATCTCTATCAGCAATTCCAGCGGGAAACCAATTTACAGCCAAATCAGCGAGCAGATTAAATCCGCCATTATTTCAGGCGCATTGGAAGAAGACGAAATGCTGCCCTCCATTCGACTGCTTGCAAAGGAACTGCGCATTAGCGTTATTACCACGAAACGGGCCTATGAGGATTTGGAGCGTGACGGGTTTATTACCTCTGTTCCCGGCAAGGGCAGCTTTGTAGCCCGTAAAAATCTTGCAATTATCCGCGAGGAGCAGCTTAAAAAAATTGAGGAACTGCTGCGAGCCGCATCTGACCTGGCCGCTGGCTGCAACATCAGCTTAGATGAGCTAATTGAAATGCTCACGCTTAACTTTAAGGAGGATTAA
- a CDS encoding ABC transporter ATP-binding protein: protein MGNALEIKNLTKKFNDFQLDNVSLTLPEGCIMGFIGENGAGKSTTIKLILGLLHRDGGDISVLGKDFRKSGAGLREEIGVVMDESNFPANLSLKDVNSIMKNCYKTWNSEKFLAFAHQFNLPDKKTVKDYSRGMKMKLSIAVALSHASRLLILDEATSGLDPIVRDEILDVFLEFIQDEKNSIFISSHIISDLEKICDYITFVHKGKIIFSETKEDLLEKYVIVKCTKDQYETIDKSTVIGARKNSFGVEALMERSASCKGFVSDQPTIEDIMLYFVKEEQK, encoded by the coding sequence ATGGGCAATGCCTTAGAAATTAAAAACCTGACTAAAAAATTTAACGATTTTCAGTTAGACAATGTGAGCCTCACTCTGCCCGAAGGCTGCATTATGGGCTTTATTGGGGAAAACGGCGCTGGAAAAAGCACTACAATTAAACTGATTTTAGGCCTTTTGCACCGGGATGGCGGCGATATTTCCGTTTTGGGCAAGGATTTTAGAAAAAGCGGCGCCGGTTTGAGGGAAGAGATTGGCGTGGTGATGGACGAGAGCAACTTTCCTGCAAACCTCTCTTTAAAAGACGTGAACAGCATTATGAAAAACTGTTACAAAACCTGGAACAGTGAAAAGTTTTTGGCTTTTGCTCATCAGTTTAATCTGCCGGACAAAAAAACCGTGAAAGACTATTCCCGCGGCATGAAAATGAAGCTTTCCATTGCGGTGGCGTTATCACACGCAAGCAGGCTTTTAATTTTAGACGAAGCCACCAGCGGCTTAGACCCCATAGTGCGCGACGAAATTTTAGACGTATTTTTAGAGTTTATTCAGGACGAAAAAAACAGTATTTTTATTTCCTCCCATATCATCAGCGACCTGGAAAAAATTTGCGATTACATAACCTTTGTGCATAAGGGCAAAATTATTTTCAGCGAAACGAAAGAGGATTTGCTGGAAAAGTATGTCATTGTAAAGTGCACCAAAGACCAGTATGAAACCATTGACAAAAGCACGGTGATCGGCGCCCGGAAAAACAGTTTTGGCGTGGAGGCGCTAATGGAACGCTCCGCCTCTTGCAAAGGGTTTGTAAGTGACCAGCCGACCATTGAGGACATTATGCTTTATTTTGTGAAGGAGGAGCAGAAATGA
- a CDS encoding helix-turn-helix domain-containing protein — translation MQFSPLLDVITLLLDGTNLSFNIMTTSTILNSNIMYLPPSYYLHANTYCSAAKTTLKGLNTCLLCKKMTNAKLFNKKKPFWGYCAYGIMEYVYPIIIDNNVKCIFYIGNIVADKSRTIEKIRHRCHLTSVSSEKMISALKSCEINADLNKVEKIAQIIDSYICLLSSKITYDNDNLHWAVLDAKQTAETLYSEPLTLKQCADKVFINEKYLGRIFKEQLGKSFHEYLNEVRLQRAKSLLTDTVLSIATIAYECGFSNIPYFNRTFKKRFGATPSYIRKSKSRRLN, via the coding sequence ATGCAATTTTCTCCACTTTTAGATGTCATCACCCTATTGCTGGACGGAACCAACCTCTCATTCAACATTATGACAACCTCTACCATCTTGAATTCAAACATAATGTATCTTCCTCCAAGTTATTATCTTCATGCCAATACCTACTGCAGTGCAGCCAAAACCACCTTAAAAGGCTTAAACACCTGTTTGCTTTGCAAAAAAATGACAAACGCAAAATTGTTCAATAAAAAAAAGCCCTTTTGGGGCTACTGCGCCTACGGAATCATGGAATATGTTTATCCCATTATCATAGACAACAACGTTAAATGCATTTTTTATATTGGAAACATAGTTGCAGACAAGTCACGTACGATAGAAAAAATACGACACAGGTGTCATCTGACGAGTGTTTCATCAGAAAAAATGATTTCTGCTTTAAAATCCTGTGAAATTAACGCAGATTTAAACAAGGTGGAAAAAATAGCTCAGATTATTGACAGCTATATTTGTCTGCTTTCCAGCAAAATTACATATGACAATGACAACTTGCATTGGGCTGTTCTAGACGCAAAACAAACTGCTGAGACACTTTACAGTGAACCGCTCACGCTAAAACAATGTGCCGACAAGGTTTTTATTAATGAAAAATATCTGGGACGCATTTTTAAAGAACAACTGGGAAAAAGCTTTCACGAATATTTAAACGAGGTACGCCTTCAGCGTGCAAAATCTTTGTTGACCGACACTGTTTTAAGTATTGCCACTATCGCTTATGAATGCGGTTTCTCTAACATTCCCTATTTTAACCGCACTTTTAAAAAGCGCTTTGGCGCTACCCCTAGCTACATTCGCAAATCGAAAAGCCGCCGTTTGAATTAA